Genomic segment of Rhodococcus rhodochrous:
CGTGCCTTCGTGCCCTTCGTACCGCGGCCGGCGGTCTTGCCCTTCGAACCCTCACCGCGTCCGACGCGGGTCTTGTCCGTCTTCGCACCCGGTGCCGGGCGCAGGTGATGCAGCTTGATGGTCATTCTCAGACCTCCTCAACAGTGACGAGGTGACGCACCACGTTGATGAGGCCGCGGTTCTGCGCATTGTCCTCGCGGACGACGGACTGGCGGATCTTCCGCAGACCGAGGGTCCGGAGGCTGTCGCGCTGATTCGACTTGGCCCCGATGGTGCTCTTGATCTGGGTGATCTTCAGCTCTGCCATTACTTCACGCTCCCAGCAGCCTGTGCACGTGCGCGCAGCATGCCGGCGGGGGCAACTTCCTCGAGGGTGAGGCCACGGCGAGCCGCGACTTCCTCGGGACGCTGCAGACCCTTGAGGGCCGCAACCGTCGCGTGCACCACATTGATGGCGTTGTCGGAGCCGAGCGACTTCGACAGGATGTCGTGGACACCCGCGCACTCCAGCACCGCGCGCACAGCGCCACCGGCGATGACACCGGTACCGGGGGAAGCCGGACGCAGCAGGACGACACCGGCTGCAGCCTCTCCCTGGACGGGGTGGGTGATGGTTCCGCCGATGAGCGGGACGCGGAAGAAGTTCTTGCGAGCTTCCTCGACACCCTTCTGGATGGCCGCGGGAACTTCCTTGGCCTTGCCGTAGCCGACGCCGACCAGACCGTTGCCGTCGCCCACGATCACCAGAGCGGTGAAGCTGAAGCGACGACCGCCCTTGACGACCTTCGACACACGGTTGATCGAGACGACACGCTCGATGTAGTTCGACTTCTCGGCAGCGTTGCCGCCACGCGAGTCGCGGTCGCGGCGGTCGCGACCGCCGCGGTTGTCACCGCTGTTGGGGTTCTGTCCGGCGGGGCCGTTGCCGCCGTCACGCCGCTGACGTCCCGGCATCAGGCGTTCCTTCCGTTCGAGAAAATGGTCATCAGAACTTCAACCCGCTTTCGCGAGCCGCGTCCGCGAGGGCCGCGATGCGTCCGCTGTAGGTGTGGCCACCGCGGTCGAAGACCACGGCTTCCACGCCGGCAGCCTTCGCGCGCTCGGCGATCAGCTGACCGACCTTCGCGCCGCGAGCCTTCTTGTCGCCCTCGAGAGCGCGCACATCGGGTTCGATGGACGACGCTGCGGCGAGGGTGGTGCCCGTCAGGTCGTCGACCAGCTGCACGTGCAGGTGGCGCGAGGACCGGTTGACGACGAGGCGGGGACGCTCGGCGGTGCCGGAGATCTTCTTGCGGAGGCGGAAGTGACGACGCGTCTTCGAAAGGCGACGCGTGGTGGAGGCGTCCTTGCCGCGCGGGATGCGCTTGGCCTTCTGGTTCTCGGTCTGGCTCATGATCACTTACCCGTCTTTCCGACCTTGCGACGGACCTGTTCACCCTCGTAGCGGATGCCCTTGCCCTTGTACGGGTCGGACTTGCGCAGCCGGCGGATGTTGGCCGCGATCTGGCCGACCTTCTGCTTGTCGATGCCCGAGATCGAGAAGCGCGTGGGGTTCTCGACGGCGAACGTGATGCCCTCGGGAGCCTCGATCAGCACGGGGTGGCTGTAGCCGAGCGAGAACTCGAGGTCCTTGCCCTTGAGAGCCACGCGGTAGCCGACGCCGTGGATCTCCATCTTCGTGGTGTAACCCTCGGTCACGCCGACGATGAGGTTCTGCACGAGCGTCCGCGACAGGCCGTGCAGCGCACGGCTGCGACGCTCGTCGTTCGGGCGCGTGACGTTGATTGCCCCGTCCTCGCCCTTGGCGACGGCGATCGGCTCGGCGATCGTCAGGGACAGGTTGCCCTTGGGGCCCTTCACTGCAACATCCTGGCCGTCGATGGTGACCTCGACGCCCGAAGGAACTGCAACGGGGAGTTTTCCGATTCGCGACATTGTGGTGGCCTCCCTTTACCAGACGTAGGCGAGGACTTCCCCGCCCACTCCCTGCTTGGCCGCCTGGCGATCGGTGAGCAGGCCGGAGGACGTGGAGATGATCGCCACGCCGAGGCCGCCCAGGACCTTGGGCAGGTTGGTGGATTTCGCGTACACGCGCAGGCCGGGCTTCGACACGCGGCGCACGCCGGCAAGGCTGCGCTCACGGGAAGGTCCGTACTTGAGGTCGACGATGAGGGTCTTGCCCACCTCGGCGTCCTCGGTGCGGTAGTCGGAGATGTAACCCTCGCGCTTGAGGATCTCGGCGATGTTCACCTTGATCTTCGAGGACGGGAGCTTGACCTCGTCGTGGTACGCCGTGTTGGCGTTACGCAGACGCGTCAAGAAGTCTGCGATGGGGTCGGTCATGGTCATGGCTGACCTGTTCACCTTTCTCGATGCGGTTCCCATGCAACGCCGGAACATGCCGGCCGTGGGCCTACATCGAAACTCGGTTCGATAGCGGGTTCGTCGGCCGGATCGGCGACGAACCCATGACAGCGCGACAGTGGGCGGAGAACTACTCGGTCCTCCGCCCACCGATCACGTCACCAGGAGCTCTTGTGAACTCCCGGAAGTTCTCCGCGGTGTGCCAT
This window contains:
- the rplF gene encoding 50S ribosomal protein L6 — encoded protein: MSRIGKLPVAVPSGVEVTIDGQDVAVKGPKGNLSLTIAEPIAVAKGEDGAINVTRPNDERRSRALHGLSRTLVQNLIVGVTEGYTTKMEIHGVGYRVALKGKDLEFSLGYSHPVLIEAPEGITFAVENPTRFSISGIDKQKVGQIAANIRRLRKSDPYKGKGIRYEGEQVRRKVGKTGK
- the rpsH gene encoding 30S ribosomal protein S8, whose amino-acid sequence is MTMTDPIADFLTRLRNANTAYHDEVKLPSSKIKVNIAEILKREGYISDYRTEDAEVGKTLIVDLKYGPSRERSLAGVRRVSKPGLRVYAKSTNLPKVLGGLGVAIISTSSGLLTDRQAAKQGVGGEVLAYVW
- the rplR gene encoding 50S ribosomal protein L18, with product MSQTENQKAKRIPRGKDASTTRRLSKTRRHFRLRKKISGTAERPRLVVNRSSRHLHVQLVDDLTGTTLAAASSIEPDVRALEGDKKARGAKVGQLIAERAKAAGVEAVVFDRGGHTYSGRIAALADAARESGLKF
- the rpmD gene encoding 50S ribosomal protein L30; amino-acid sequence: MAELKITQIKSTIGAKSNQRDSLRTLGLRKIRQSVVREDNAQNRGLINVVRHLVTVEEV
- the rpsE gene encoding 30S ribosomal protein S5, which gives rise to MPGRQRRDGGNGPAGQNPNSGDNRGGRDRRDRDSRGGNAAEKSNYIERVVSINRVSKVVKGGRRFSFTALVIVGDGNGLVGVGYGKAKEVPAAIQKGVEEARKNFFRVPLIGGTITHPVQGEAAAGVVLLRPASPGTGVIAGGAVRAVLECAGVHDILSKSLGSDNAINVVHATVAALKGLQRPEEVAARRGLTLEEVAPAGMLRARAQAAGSVK